From the genome of Bombyx mori chromosome 16, ASM3026992v2, one region includes:
- the LOC101735790 gene encoding uncharacterized protein LOC101735790: protein MKLSPEEFVNQLLTKEASEQPSDDVKPEELVMELPEWFDEKQFNQARKFYDENSYSFSSSMLQGLVAVLSVPSILRVLVGTRRSSSVFTAYKRYLSTLLHTISWFEHELKPGSMSWRSLYAVRSRHVKASLASNAKGTGVVSQRDIALTQFGFIGFSVLKPDFFGIRQLGDGDWQAYNHFWRVIGYMIGLDDRYNICRETIEETREVCQLLLDRVYTPCLENAPEYFEHMARVMLDGMWCINPTVDLEANMYGCRYLADVPGYIYTERDRIELQQKLRKHLKGKSLDTGVDSSLLMSQPAVDGLPERAPRLLYYNDYNTIETAPAYKQLGLKSKYKLACFNIYMCLYTTFIGRWYFNANFKFSLFLMRYFPFLAFFRFGVRNSYVNIFVEDLTSDTKPKINSEYYKPQEPTPWYRTVLELLF, encoded by the exons cGGAGGAGTTCGTTAACCAGCTCCTGACTAAGGAAGCCAGCGAACAACCCTCTGATGATGTTAAGCCTGAAGAACTGGTGATGGAGCTACCGGAATGGTTCGACGAAAAACAATTTAACCA GGCGCGGAAGTTCTACGACGAGAACAGCTATTCGTTCTCGTCGTCCATGCTACAGGGTCTAGTGGCTGTTCTCTCGGTGCCTTCTATACTCCGTGTCCTGGTCGGCACGCGACGCTCCAGCTCCGTTTTCACAGCCTACAAACGGTATCTGTCCACGCTTCTGCACACGATCTCCTGGTTCGAACACGAACTGAAGCCCGGAAGCAT GTCCTGGAGGTCACTGTACGCAGTGAGGAGTCGCCACGTCAAAGCATCATTAGCCTCAAACGCTAAAGGAACCGGAGTGGTATCGCAGAGAGACATCGCTCTCACGCAATTCGGCTTCATCGGATTCTCGGTACTAAAACCCGACTTCTTTGGCATAAGGCAGCTGGGCGACGGCGACTGGCAAGCTTACAATCACTTCTGGAGGGTCATAGGATACATGATAGGACTGGATGACAG GTACAACATTTGCCGTGAAACAATAGAGGAGACTCGCGAAGTATGCCAATTGCTATTGGACCGAGTTTACACGCCGTGTCTGGAGAATGCGCCCGAGTATTTCGAGCATATGGCCCGCGTCATGCTCGACGGTATGTGGTGCATCAACCCTACAGTCGACCTCGAAGCCAACATGTACGGATGCCGATACTTGGCCGACGTCCCGGGGTACATCTACACGGAGCGCGACAGGATAGAGCTACAACAGAAATTGAGGAAGCATTTAAAAGGGAAATCCCTTGATACCG GCGTAGACTCGTCGCTGCTGATGAGCCAACCAGCCGTCGATGGTCTCCCGGAACGGGCGCCGCGTCTCCTCTACTACAACGACTACAACACGATCGAGACCGCACCGGCCTACAAACAGCTCGGCCTCAAATCGAAATATAAACTGGCGTGCTTCAACATATACATGTGCCTCTATACCACGTTCATTGGTCGTTGGTATTTCAACGCCAATTTCAAATTCAGCTTGTTCCTAATGAGATACTTCCCGTTTTTGGCGTTCTTCAGATTCGGCGTTAGGAATTCATACGTGAATATTTTCGTGGAGGACCTTACATCGGACACTAAGCCTAAGATCAACTCTGAATATTATAAGCCACAGGAGCCGACGCCGTGGTACAGAACAGTTTTGGAACTGCTATTTTAA